In the Roseomonas aeriglobus genome, one interval contains:
- the fghA gene encoding S-formylglutathione hydrolase, producing MERVEHHASFGGWQDVYQHDSISLGCPMKVGVYLPPQVKDGRVPVLYWLSGLTCTEQNFITKAVAQRFAAEHGIILVVPDTSPRGEGVADDPGYDLGQGAGFYVNATQEPWAAHYRMYDYVVEELPALIEATFPADDRRAIAGHSMGGHGALVAALRNPGRYRSVSAFSPIVAPSQVPWGERAFTAYLGDDREAWKQYDAIELIKAARERLPLLVHQGLDDEFVERELRPDLLEAACKAAEHPLTLHRLPGYDHSYYFIASFIGEHIAHHAAALSQ from the coding sequence ATGGAACGTGTCGAACATCACGCCAGCTTCGGCGGTTGGCAGGACGTCTATCAGCATGACTCGATCAGCCTCGGTTGTCCGATGAAGGTCGGCGTCTATCTGCCTCCCCAGGTGAAGGACGGTCGCGTGCCGGTGCTGTATTGGCTGTCCGGCCTGACCTGCACCGAGCAGAATTTCATCACCAAGGCTGTCGCGCAGCGTTTCGCGGCCGAGCACGGGATCATCCTCGTCGTGCCGGACACCAGCCCGCGAGGCGAAGGCGTGGCCGACGATCCCGGCTATGATCTGGGGCAGGGCGCCGGCTTCTACGTCAACGCGACGCAGGAACCTTGGGCCGCACACTACCGCATGTACGATTATGTCGTCGAGGAATTGCCGGCGCTGATCGAAGCCACATTCCCGGCCGATGATCGCCGGGCTATCGCGGGCCATTCCATGGGCGGGCATGGCGCCCTTGTTGCCGCCCTGCGCAACCCCGGACGCTATCGCAGCGTATCGGCCTTCTCGCCGATCGTAGCGCCGAGCCAGGTGCCTTGGGGCGAGCGTGCCTTCACGGCCTATCTGGGTGACGATCGCGAGGCGTGGAAGCAATATGACGCCATCGAACTTATCAAGGCCGCCCGCGAGCGTCTGCCGTTGCTCGTCCATCAGGGTCTGGATGACGAGTTTGTCGAGCGCGAGCTGCGCCCCGACTTGCTGGAGGCGGCGTGCAAGGCTGCCGAGCACCCGCTGACGCTCCATCGGCTGCCTGGATACGACCACAGCTATTATTTCATCGCGAGTTTCATCGGCGAACATATCGCCCACCATGCCGCGGCGTTGTCCCAATGA
- a CDS encoding NAD(P)/FAD-dependent oxidoreductase — protein sequence MREIAPSHEPAHGRHRVVVVGAGFGGLETVQRLAGSGVDITLVDRRNHHLFQPLLYQVAGASLSPSEIAWPIRSLFAKRKDVRTLLGEVEGVDTGGRRVILEDGSTVAYDTLVIATGARHSYFGHDQWEPFAPGLKSLEDATTIRRRLLVAFEEAERETDPARRAALQTFVIIGGGPTGVELAGTIAELARLTLVRDFRSIDPRATRVVLIEAGQRLLQAFPEDLSAYTRQALEKLGVEIKLGTPVTECSADGVVVDGKQIPAETILWAAGVQASPAAHWLNAEADRAGRVIVGPDLTVPGHRDIFVIGDTAASNGFDGKPVPGLAPAAKQAGQYVARLIRQRLKGQNEVAPFHYRHQGNLATIGRSLAVVDMGRFKLRGALAWWMWKLIHIYFLIGAQNRLSVALSWLWTHGIGYRGSRLITYGDLDHRDVGEKDDKGGKPIE from the coding sequence ATGCGCGAAATCGCGCCCAGCCATGAGCCGGCTCACGGCCGCCATCGCGTGGTGGTCGTGGGGGCGGGCTTCGGCGGCCTTGAAACCGTGCAGCGGCTCGCCGGGAGCGGCGTGGACATCACGCTCGTCGATCGCCGCAACCACCATCTCTTTCAGCCGCTGCTCTATCAGGTGGCGGGCGCCTCGCTGTCGCCATCGGAGATCGCATGGCCGATCCGTTCGCTCTTCGCCAAGCGGAAGGACGTGCGGACCCTGCTCGGCGAGGTTGAAGGTGTCGATACAGGCGGTCGGCGCGTCATTCTGGAGGACGGCTCGACGGTTGCCTATGACACGCTCGTCATCGCGACGGGCGCGCGGCACTCCTATTTCGGCCACGATCAATGGGAACCGTTTGCTCCCGGCCTGAAATCGCTGGAGGATGCAACCACCATTCGCCGGCGCCTTCTGGTCGCCTTCGAGGAAGCCGAGCGTGAGACGGACCCCGCGCGCCGTGCCGCTTTGCAGACCTTCGTCATCATCGGTGGTGGCCCGACCGGCGTGGAGCTGGCCGGCACGATCGCGGAGCTTGCCCGCCTGACGCTGGTGCGGGATTTCCGGTCGATCGACCCGCGTGCGACCCGCGTCGTGCTGATCGAAGCCGGGCAACGGCTCTTGCAGGCTTTCCCGGAAGACCTCTCCGCCTATACCCGGCAGGCGCTCGAAAAGCTCGGCGTCGAAATCAAGCTCGGCACGCCGGTCACGGAATGCTCCGCCGATGGCGTCGTCGTGGATGGGAAGCAGATTCCCGCCGAAACGATCCTGTGGGCAGCAGGCGTCCAGGCATCGCCCGCCGCGCATTGGCTGAACGCTGAAGCCGATCGCGCTGGCCGCGTGATTGTCGGACCGGACCTGACGGTGCCGGGTCATCGCGACATTTTCGTGATCGGCGACACCGCGGCCTCGAACGGGTTCGATGGCAAGCCTGTCCCCGGTCTTGCGCCGGCTGCGAAGCAGGCGGGTCAATATGTCGCCCGGCTTATCCGCCAGCGCCTGAAGGGGCAGAACGAGGTCGCGCCCTTCCATTACCGGCATCAGGGCAATTTGGCGACTATAGGCCGCAGCCTTGCCGTCGTCGACATGGGTCGGTTTAAGTTGCGCGGGGCCCTGGCGTGGTGGATGTGGAAGCTCATCCACATTTATTTCCTGATCGGGGCGCAGAACCGGCTTAGTGTGGCACTAAGCTGGCTGTGGACCCATGGCATAGGATATCGTGGCTCTCGGCTGATTACTTATGGCGATCTAGATCATCGCGACGTGGGGGAGAAGGATGACAAGGGGGGAAAGCCGATTGAGTGA
- a CDS encoding DUF3422 family protein, producing MTRGESRLSEAGSAPNGGSTVYGMPTYENRRVAIDEVHARPYLLIESPRALVQLAFMNEGNLAKDKATLAEISSRMGASLPDQNSPLHGLTWDQGKLHCEKHTEFSTYLWSAPVDPDTGDLAGEDPFKHGFTPPGPVICGIRLDVVAWTEETATYIDRFDPISRCHSLVEDGMADIVTDFRQDADGLTRILILDRGLTPIRLGALAQRLLEIETYRTLALLGIPLTQSLGPHLRNIEKRLAAITDEMRKSARRNSEALLSRLTDLSAELEADTASSLYRFGASRAYYEIVEERLAALGETFVPGCYRWRSFLHRRIAPAMRTCRVIEERQANLSDKLARATTLLRSWIDVQLERQNSDLLASMNNRAKLQLQLQQTVEGLSVAAISYYVIGLLSYFIKGIPGIHDAVAPELVIAALVPLVLLGVWWTVRRIRHAHKDHGQPPAKGQM from the coding sequence ATGACAAGGGGGGAAAGCCGATTGAGTGAAGCGGGCAGCGCTCCGAATGGCGGTTCGACTGTCTATGGTATGCCGACCTATGAAAATAGGCGGGTTGCCATCGACGAGGTACATGCGCGCCCATATCTCCTGATCGAGTCACCGCGCGCCCTGGTGCAGCTCGCCTTCATGAATGAAGGCAATCTGGCCAAGGATAAGGCGACGCTCGCGGAAATATCGAGCCGAATGGGCGCGTCGCTGCCCGATCAGAACTCCCCCCTTCATGGCCTGACCTGGGATCAGGGCAAATTGCATTGTGAGAAGCATACGGAGTTTTCGACCTACCTGTGGAGCGCGCCTGTTGATCCCGACACCGGGGATCTGGCGGGCGAAGACCCGTTCAAGCACGGCTTCACCCCGCCTGGGCCGGTCATTTGCGGCATCCGGTTGGACGTGGTGGCGTGGACGGAAGAGACCGCGACCTACATTGACCGCTTCGATCCGATCAGCCGCTGCCATTCGCTCGTCGAGGACGGCATGGCGGATATCGTTACCGATTTCCGTCAGGATGCAGATGGGCTGACCCGCATCCTCATCCTCGATCGCGGCCTGACGCCGATCCGGCTTGGCGCGCTGGCGCAGCGGCTCCTTGAAATCGAGACCTATCGGACGTTGGCCCTGCTCGGTATTCCCCTGACCCAATCGCTGGGTCCGCATCTACGCAATATAGAAAAGCGCCTCGCCGCGATCACGGATGAGATGCGCAAGTCGGCTCGGCGCAACAGCGAGGCGCTGCTTTCCAGATTGACGGATCTCTCGGCCGAGCTGGAGGCGGACACGGCGTCCAGCCTCTACCGCTTCGGCGCGAGCCGCGCTTATTACGAGATCGTCGAGGAACGGCTTGCCGCACTCGGCGAAACCTTCGTCCCCGGCTGCTATCGCTGGCGCAGCTTCCTGCATCGCAGGATCGCCCCCGCCATGCGGACCTGTCGCGTGATCGAGGAGCGGCAGGCCAATCTCTCGGACAAGCTGGCGCGCGCGACCACCTTGCTGCGATCCTGGATCGATGTGCAGCTCGAACGCCAGAATAGCGACCTGCTCGCCTCGATGAACAACCGGGCGAAGCTGCAATTGCAGCTTCAGCAGACGGTGGAGGGCCTGTCTGTCGCCGCAATCTCCTATTATGTGATCGGCCTGCTCTCCTATTTCATCAAGGGCATACCGGGCATTCACGACGCAGTGGCGCCTGAGCTGGTGATCGCAGCTTTGGTTCCCCTTGTCCTCCTTGGTGTCTGGTGGACCGTTCGGCGGATCAGGCACGCACACAAGGACCATGGACAGCCGCCCGCGAAGGGGCAGATGTGA
- the uvrB gene encoding excinuclease ABC subunit UvrB: MSTGIFILHSDYTPAGDQPEAIARLISGIEEGAHHQTLKGITGSGKTFTMANVIHRLKRPTLILAPNKTLTSQLYDEMRRFFPENAVEYFVSYYDYFQPEVYLPGRDEFIPKDSSINEHLERLRLSTTKSLIERRDTIVVASVSSIYGMGDPDNYRALQVPLTEGARLGQEELLRGLARLQYDRAEHKLKRGTYRADGDAVEVYPADSEYKALRVGLANGLIASLQWFDAATGRQLESTDHYLVSPKTVLAATADQARKAATAILAEMETQVERLTSENRLTEAARLYDRITNDAEMLREVGYCSGMENYACYLSGRDPALPPITLLDYLPKDGLLFVDESHVMIPQISAMFRGDQARKDTLIDYGFRLPSSKDSHPLSFHEFEQVKPQTIFVSATPGAYEVRASQGRVVEQIVRPTGLLDPKVEIRPSQGARDDLLREIAQRTKRDERVLVTTLTKVATEELHAFLESQGVRARYMHSDVKVEDRVAIIEGLRAGEFDVLIGISLLREGLDIPEASLIAIFDADRAGFLRSAQALIQMIGRVARNVNGTAVLYADTVTPAMRAAIDETESRRQRQIAFNEENDVTPLSSVRGLASAQPDREEPSVHSEAFCENLYELCDRITAKEQALLTAVDNDDEDRAETIRGELDGLYRQFIYL, encoded by the coding sequence ATGTCGACTGGCATATTCATTTTGCACTCCGACTATACCCCGGCGGGCGATCAGCCCGAAGCGATCGCGCGGCTCATATCCGGCATCGAGGAGGGGGCGCACCATCAGACCCTCAAGGGCATCACGGGGTCGGGCAAGACGTTCACGATGGCCAACGTGATCCATCGCCTGAAGCGTCCCACGCTGATCCTGGCCCCCAACAAGACGCTAACGTCGCAGCTCTATGACGAAATGCGGCGATTTTTCCCTGAAAACGCCGTGGAGTATTTCGTCTCCTACTACGACTATTTCCAGCCAGAGGTGTATTTGCCGGGCCGCGATGAGTTCATTCCGAAAGATTCCTCGATCAACGAGCATCTGGAACGGTTGCGCCTTTCGACGACAAAATCCCTGATTGAGCGCCGCGATACGATCGTCGTTGCCTCGGTATCGTCGATCTATGGCATGGGCGATCCCGACAATTATCGCGCGCTCCAGGTTCCGCTGACCGAGGGCGCGCGGTTGGGACAGGAAGAGCTTCTTCGCGGCCTGGCGCGTCTGCAATATGATCGGGCCGAGCACAAGCTGAAGCGCGGCACCTATCGCGCTGATGGCGACGCTGTTGAGGTTTACCCGGCGGATTCGGAATATAAGGCCCTGCGGGTCGGATTGGCGAACGGCCTGATCGCGTCCCTCCAGTGGTTCGATGCGGCGACCGGAAGGCAGCTAGAGAGCACCGATCACTATCTCGTATCGCCCAAGACCGTTCTGGCGGCGACCGCCGATCAGGCCCGCAAGGCCGCAACGGCGATCCTCGCAGAGATGGAGACGCAGGTCGAGCGGCTGACCAGCGAAAATCGCCTGACGGAAGCGGCGCGCCTCTATGATCGCATCACCAACGATGCCGAGATGTTGCGCGAGGTCGGATATTGCTCGGGCATGGAAAATTACGCCTGCTATCTGAGCGGCCGTGACCCAGCGCTCCCGCCCATAACCCTGCTCGACTATCTGCCCAAGGATGGGCTGCTGTTCGTCGACGAATCGCATGTGATGATCCCGCAGATCTCGGCGATGTTCCGGGGCGACCAGGCCCGCAAGGATACGCTGATCGATTATGGCTTCCGCCTGCCATCCTCGAAGGACAGCCACCCCTTGAGCTTCCACGAGTTCGAACAGGTCAAGCCGCAGACGATCTTCGTGTCCGCCACCCCCGGCGCCTATGAGGTAAGGGCCTCGCAAGGCAGGGTGGTCGAACAGATCGTTCGGCCGACCGGCCTGCTCGATCCGAAAGTGGAAATCCGCCCGTCCCAAGGCGCGCGGGATGATTTGCTACGCGAGATCGCGCAGCGCACGAAGCGCGATGAGCGCGTGCTGGTCACGACGCTGACCAAGGTCGCGACCGAGGAGCTGCACGCATTCCTCGAAAGCCAGGGCGTGCGCGCGCGCTACATGCACTCTGACGTCAAGGTCGAGGATCGGGTCGCGATCATCGAGGGCCTGCGCGCGGGCGAGTTCGACGTGCTGATCGGTATCAGCCTGCTACGCGAAGGGCTCGATATCCCCGAAGCGTCGCTGATCGCGATCTTCGATGCGGACCGCGCGGGCTTCCTGCGCTCGGCCCAGGCGCTGATCCAGATGATCGGCCGCGTCGCGCGCAACGTGAACGGCACCGCAGTTCTCTACGCCGATACCGTGACGCCGGCGATGAGGGCCGCGATCGACGAGACCGAGAGTCGGCGACAGCGCCAGATCGCCTTCAACGAAGAGAACGATGTCACCCCGCTCTCGTCGGTTCGCGGCCTGGCGTCGGCGCAGCCCGACCGGGAAGAGCCGTCGGTCCATTCGGAGGCTTTCTGCGAAAATCTGTACGAGCTGTGCGACCGGATCACCGCGAAGGAACAGGCGCTGCTGACGGCAGTAGATAACGATGACGAGGATCGGGCGGAGACGATCCGGGGCGAGTTGGACGGCCTGTACCGTCAGTTCATCTATCTGTGA
- a CDS encoding excinuclease ABC subunit UvrA: MSKDQEPQTTPGKERAPRSGFVQVRGARQNNLKNVDVDVPRDAFVVFTGISGSGKSSLAFGTLYAEAQRRYLESVAPYARRLIDQAGVPEVDAIDGLPPAVALQQQRGSANARSSVGSVTTLSSLVRMLYSRVGEYPRNQPMLYAEDFSPNTVAGACPTCHGIGRVYDATEETMVPDDTLTIRERAIAAWPPAWHGQNLRDILVSLGYDVDTPWRDLPKKDRDWILFTDETPTVPVYAGLTPEQTRVALKRRMEPSYQGTFTGARRYVLETFANTKSALMKKRVSQYIIGRDCPTCDGKRLKREALSVKFAGLDIAEFGDLTVLKLRDLLTPVAHGEYGGAAAAPKGHVLGKAARDAAVERRVAAGGSAHKAAPDVRRTPNLSDEKRVAAQRLASELLERLGPLIDLGLGYISLDRSTPTLSSGELQRLRLATQLSSQLFGVVYVLDEPSAGLHPADGEALLTILERLKAAGNSLFVVEHDLDVIRHAEWLVDVGPGAGEKGGEVLYSGPIAGLADVEASITRRYLFAEPVAHDRTPREAKAWLRLEGVTRNNLRGLDVELPIGCFTAVTGVSGSGKSSLVSQALPELVAEQLGGSPAAEEEDADPLLDVAQEETEGRIVAGMEHVRRLVRVDQKPIGRTPRSNLSTYSGLFDHVRKIFAGTPLAKKRRYSPGRFSFNVAEGRCPVCEGEGFVMVELLFLPSVYAPCSTCHGSRYNPQTLEVEWNGRNIAQVLELTVDEACDFFAGEASVMRSLDVLREIGLGYLRLGQPATELSGGEAQRIKLATELQRAQRGNTIYILDEPTSGLHPSDADRLMRHLQGLVDVGNTVVVVEHDMRAIAQVDWVIDLGPGAGEEGGLIIASGVPSDVAEAEGSLTAPYLKAAL, from the coding sequence ATGAGCAAGGATCAGGAGCCTCAAACCACCCCCGGCAAGGAACGCGCGCCGCGCTCCGGCTTCGTTCAGGTACGCGGCGCGCGGCAGAACAATCTCAAGAATGTCGACGTGGACGTGCCGCGCGACGCCTTCGTGGTGTTCACCGGCATATCCGGATCGGGCAAATCGAGCCTCGCTTTCGGCACCCTCTATGCCGAGGCACAGCGCCGCTATCTGGAATCGGTCGCGCCCTACGCCCGCCGCCTGATCGATCAGGCCGGTGTGCCGGAGGTTGACGCTATCGACGGGTTGCCTCCCGCAGTCGCGTTGCAGCAGCAGCGCGGCTCGGCCAATGCGCGGTCCTCGGTTGGGAGCGTGACGACGCTCTCCAGCCTGGTACGGATGCTCTACTCGCGCGTCGGCGAATATCCGCGCAATCAGCCCATGCTCTATGCGGAGGACTTCTCGCCAAACACAGTCGCGGGCGCCTGCCCGACCTGCCACGGCATCGGGCGCGTCTATGACGCGACCGAAGAGACGATGGTGCCCGACGACACGCTGACGATCCGGGAACGCGCCATCGCCGCATGGCCGCCCGCGTGGCACGGCCAGAACCTGCGCGATATCCTCGTCTCGCTCGGCTATGATGTCGACACCCCATGGCGGGATCTTCCGAAGAAGGATCGCGACTGGATACTCTTCACCGACGAGACGCCGACGGTGCCGGTCTATGCGGGTCTGACGCCCGAGCAGACGCGCGTCGCCCTCAAGCGCCGCATGGAGCCGAGCTATCAGGGCACCTTCACCGGCGCCCGTCGCTATGTGCTGGAGACGTTCGCCAACACCAAAAGCGCGCTGATGAAGAAGCGCGTCTCGCAATATATCATAGGCCGCGATTGCCCGACCTGCGACGGCAAGCGGCTGAAGCGCGAGGCTCTGTCGGTGAAGTTCGCGGGCCTCGACATCGCCGAGTTTGGCGACCTGACGGTGCTGAAGCTCCGGGACTTGCTCACGCCTGTCGCGCATGGCGAGTATGGGGGCGCCGCGGCGGCCCCGAAGGGCCATGTTCTTGGCAAGGCGGCCCGCGATGCGGCAGTTGAACGCAGGGTCGCGGCGGGAGGCTCGGCGCACAAGGCAGCGCCCGACGTGCGCCGCACGCCCAACCTCTCCGATGAGAAGCGGGTCGCCGCGCAGCGTCTCGCATCCGAGCTGCTCGAACGGCTCGGCCCGCTGATCGATCTTGGCCTTGGCTACATCTCGCTCGACCGAAGCACGCCGACGCTTTCCTCCGGCGAGCTGCAACGCCTGCGCCTTGCCACTCAATTGTCCTCGCAGCTTTTCGGCGTGGTCTATGTGCTGGACGAGCCCTCGGCGGGGCTGCACCCGGCAGACGGCGAAGCTTTGCTCACCATCCTTGAGCGGCTGAAAGCGGCGGGCAACTCGCTGTTCGTCGTCGAGCATGATCTTGACGTGATCCGCCATGCCGAATGGCTGGTCGATGTAGGGCCAGGAGCAGGCGAAAAGGGCGGTGAAGTGCTCTACAGCGGGCCGATCGCGGGACTGGCCGACGTCGAGGCGTCGATCACGCGCCGCTATCTGTTCGCAGAGCCCGTCGCCCATGACCGGACCCCGCGCGAAGCAAAGGCTTGGCTCCGTCTAGAGGGGGTGACGCGCAACAACCTGCGCGGCCTCGACGTCGAGCTTCCGATCGGTTGCTTCACCGCTGTCACCGGGGTTTCGGGATCGGGCAAGTCCAGTCTGGTCAGCCAGGCGCTGCCGGAGCTTGTCGCGGAACAGCTCGGCGGCTCGCCGGCTGCCGAGGAAGAGGATGCCGATCCGCTGCTTGATGTTGCGCAGGAAGAGACCGAAGGCCGCATCGTTGCGGGCATGGAGCATGTGCGCAGACTGGTGCGGGTCGATCAGAAGCCGATCGGCCGCACCCCACGCTCGAACCTCTCCACCTACAGCGGCCTGTTCGATCATGTGCGCAAGATCTTTGCCGGCACTCCGTTGGCCAAGAAGCGCCGTTACAGCCCCGGCCGCTTCTCGTTCAACGTCGCCGAAGGCCGCTGCCCGGTATGTGAGGGCGAGGGGTTCGTGATGGTGGAGCTGCTGTTCCTGCCAAGCGTCTATGCGCCGTGCTCGACCTGCCACGGCAGCCGCTACAACCCGCAAACGCTCGAAGTCGAATGGAACGGCCGCAACATCGCCCAGGTGCTGGAGCTGACGGTGGACGAGGCGTGCGACTTCTTCGCGGGTGAGGCGTCCGTCATGCGCTCGCTGGATGTGCTGCGGGAGATCGGCCTTGGATATCTGAGGCTCGGGCAGCCGGCGACGGAACTGTCGGGCGGCGAGGCGCAGCGCATCAAGCTTGCGACCGAGCTGCAACGCGCCCAGCGCGGCAACACCATCTACATCCTCGACGAGCCTACTTCGGGGCTTCACCCGTCCGACGCGGACCGGCTGATGCGGCACCTGCAGGGCCTTGTCGACGTGGGCAATACGGTTGTTGTCGTCGAGCATGACATGCGCGCCATCGCACAGGTGGATTGGGTCATCGATCTCGGACCGGGAGCCGGGGAGGAAGGTGGCCTAATCATCGCCAGCGGCGTCCCTAGCGACGTTGCAGAGGCGGAAGGCAGTCTGACCGCGCCCTATCTCAAGGCGGCGCTTTAG
- a CDS encoding Dyp-type peroxidase: MPSTVAQDVTARSQAVDARLTRAAIFLVVSMGAGAKPEMAVRNLCAILSSLVRGVGFRAADGGLSCIMGIGSDAWDRLFGAPRPKELHPFREIHGVHHAPSTPGDLLFHIRAARQDLCFEMAAQIVKRLAGVASVTDEVHGFRYFDDRDLLGFVDGTENPVEQGARDATVIGAADDPVFAGGSYVIVQKYLHDLDKWNAIPVEQQEKIVGREKLSDIELDEAAKPSFAHNVLTNIEEDGEQLQILRDNMPFGDVGKGEFGTYFIGYARSPTRIERMLDNMFIGLPPGNYDRLLDVSRAVTGSLYFVPSADFLDAVTPGPPAADDDDSNGDEAVAAPAPTAPTPEAPTALDGSLRIGSLKDEAGHE, from the coding sequence TTGCCTTCCACTGTCGCTCAGGATGTTACCGCACGTTCCCAGGCCGTCGATGCCCGGCTCACTCGTGCAGCCATCTTCCTCGTGGTGTCGATGGGCGCGGGTGCAAAGCCCGAGATGGCGGTGCGAAATCTCTGCGCAATCCTTTCCTCGCTGGTGCGTGGCGTCGGCTTTAGGGCAGCGGATGGAGGGCTTTCCTGCATCATGGGGATCGGCTCCGATGCCTGGGACCGACTGTTCGGGGCACCGCGGCCGAAGGAGCTGCATCCGTTCCGGGAAATTCATGGCGTCCATCATGCGCCTTCGACACCCGGCGACCTGCTGTTCCACATTCGCGCCGCACGGCAGGACCTGTGCTTCGAGATGGCCGCGCAGATCGTGAAGCGCCTCGCCGGCGTCGCCTCGGTCACGGACGAGGTGCATGGCTTCCGCTACTTCGATGATCGCGACTTACTGGGCTTCGTCGATGGGACGGAAAACCCCGTCGAGCAGGGGGCGAGAGATGCCACGGTGATCGGGGCGGCGGACGATCCGGTCTTCGCTGGCGGCAGCTATGTGATCGTCCAGAAATACCTCCATGACCTCGACAAGTGGAACGCGATTCCCGTCGAGCAACAGGAGAAGATCGTCGGGCGCGAGAAACTGTCGGACATCGAGCTGGACGAGGCAGCGAAGCCGAGCTTCGCGCACAACGTCCTCACCAACATCGAGGAGGACGGCGAGCAACTCCAGATCCTGCGCGACAACATGCCGTTCGGCGATGTCGGCAAGGGGGAGTTCGGCACCTATTTCATCGGTTACGCCCGCTCACCCACGCGGATCGAGCGGATGCTCGACAATATGTTCATCGGCCTGCCGCCCGGCAACTACGATCGCCTGCTCGATGTCAGCCGGGCCGTGACCGGCTCGCTCTATTTCGTGCCGTCGGCCGACTTTCTGGACGCCGTGACGCCGGGGCCGCCAGCGGCCGATGACGACGATAGCAATGGCGATGAAGCGGTGGCTGCGCCGGCACCCACGGCTCCGACCCCGGAGGCTCCAACGGCATTGGACGGATCGCTCCGCATTGGATCACTCAAAGACGAGGCCGGACATGAATAA
- a CDS encoding PRC-barrel domain-containing protein: MISLVGWLATIATMIAAMMTASNLGARVTGWGFVVFSISSVCWTTLGYATGQTALVATNGFLMLTNLVGIWRWLGQQTKYEDGGRSAETASQRSDTPNLFTATGLIGMAVDDKSGMNLGRVVEALIECSTGRINYVVISDERYAGLEETLRAVPLESLRIGYTRMTLLLDGPSFLSQPGLKSRDWPAFAPINP, encoded by the coding sequence ATGATAAGTCTCGTCGGTTGGCTCGCCACGATCGCGACGATGATCGCGGCGATGATGACGGCTTCCAACCTGGGCGCGCGCGTGACGGGCTGGGGCTTCGTGGTGTTCAGCATCAGCTCGGTTTGCTGGACCACATTGGGCTACGCCACAGGACAGACAGCCTTGGTTGCCACCAATGGATTCCTGATGCTGACGAACCTCGTCGGTATCTGGCGATGGTTGGGGCAGCAGACCAAATATGAGGATGGCGGCCGATCGGCCGAAACAGCCAGCCAAAGATCCGATACGCCGAACCTGTTCACCGCGACCGGCCTGATCGGCATGGCGGTTGATGACAAGAGCGGGATGAATCTGGGCCGGGTTGTCGAGGCCCTGATCGAATGTTCGACCGGCAGGATAAACTATGTGGTGATCTCGGACGAGCGATATGCCGGTCTTGAAGAGACATTGCGAGCGGTGCCGCTCGAATCCCTCAGGATCGGCTACACGCGCATGACGCTGTTGCTGGACGGCCCGAGCTTCCTGTCACAGCCCGGCCTCAAAAGTCGTGACTGGCCCGCCTTCGCTCCGATCAATCCCTAG
- a CDS encoding type II toxin-antitoxin system RelE/ParE family toxin, translating into MKVILTPDALADLDHIAEHIEKDNPARAISFVEELREAARRLADLPQGYPLVPRYERYGIRRRSYRRYGILYRPEAHRILILRFLGPGQDHDRALQLV; encoded by the coding sequence ATGAAAGTCATCCTGACGCCGGATGCGCTGGCCGACCTCGATCACATCGCCGAACATATCGAAAAGGACAATCCCGCGAGAGCCATCAGCTTTGTCGAGGAATTGCGTGAGGCGGCCCGTCGCCTTGCCGATCTGCCCCAGGGCTATCCTCTGGTGCCTCGCTATGAGCGCTACGGTATCCGTCGCCGTTCCTATCGCCGCTATGGCATCCTCTACCGGCCAGAAGCCCACCGTATCCTGATCCTGCGCTTTCTTGGCCCCGGTCAAGATCATGATCGCGCGCTCCAATTGGTTTGA
- a CDS encoding type II toxin-antitoxin system ParD family antitoxin, with protein MASMNVSLPDPMRDYVQRRIDSGHYASVSDYVRDLIRRDQGETQDVERWLHDLDASIERGLADAEAGRTHDLDDACDAIIDRIRTRASAQPQ; from the coding sequence ATGGCTTCGATGAACGTCTCCCTTCCAGACCCCATGCGGGATTACGTCCAGCGCCGCATCGACAGCGGGCATTATGCCAGCGTGAGTGATTATGTTCGCGATCTCATTCGGCGCGATCAGGGTGAGACGCAGGATGTCGAACGGTGGCTGCATGATCTTGACGCCTCGATCGAACGCGGCCTTGCCGATGCGGAGGCGGGGCGCACCCACGACCTCGACGACGCCTGCGATGCTATCATCGACAGGATTCGGACACGGGCAAGCGCTCAGCCGCAATGA